In Campylobacter sp. 2014D-0216, the following proteins share a genomic window:
- the thiC gene encoding phosphomethylpyrimidine synthase ThiC — protein sequence MKTQMSYAKEGIFTKQMQIVAQKEQVSEVFLLENIACGKIIIPANINHKALDPNGIGFGLKTKVNVNLGVSNDCVDYSEEMKKVELAHKFNIEAIMDLSNYGKTSRFRDELIATSKAMIGTVPVYDAVGFLEKDLKDIKAKDFLDVVYHHAKSGVDFMTIHAGINSQAARVFKECHRITNIVSRGGSVLYAWMQMNNAENPFYEYFDDLLAICKEFDVTLSLGDALRPGCTHDASDGAQIAELIELSLLTKRAWEQDVQVMIEGPGHMAINEIEANMQLEKRICHGAPFYVLGPLVTDIGAGYDHISGAIGGAVAAAAGADILCYVTPAEHLRLPNLEDVRDGIVATKIAAHAGDIAKLPKERKIDDAMSKARQDIDWEKMFKLAIDGEKAKRMFNERRPEELNSCSMCGKMCAMNTMNQILKGEDVSLVKS from the coding sequence ATGAAAACTCAAATGTCTTATGCAAAAGAAGGAATTTTCACAAAACAAATGCAGATTGTGGCGCAAAAAGAACAAGTAAGTGAAGTTTTTTTGCTTGAAAATATTGCATGCGGAAAGATTATCATTCCTGCTAATATTAATCACAAAGCATTAGATCCAAATGGTATTGGTTTTGGGCTTAAAACTAAAGTAAATGTTAATCTAGGTGTTTCAAATGACTGTGTAGATTATAGTGAAGAAATGAAAAAGGTAGAGTTGGCTCATAAGTTTAATATTGAAGCTATTATGGATTTGAGTAATTATGGTAAAACTAGTCGTTTTAGAGATGAGTTGATTGCTACTTCAAAAGCCATGATAGGAACTGTGCCAGTGTATGATGCGGTAGGTTTTTTAGAGAAAGATTTAAAAGATATTAAAGCAAAGGATTTTTTAGATGTGGTATATCATCACGCTAAGAGCGGGGTTGATTTTATGACTATTCACGCAGGGATTAACTCTCAAGCAGCTAGGGTGTTTAAAGAATGCCATAGGATTACCAATATAGTTTCAAGAGGAGGTTCAGTTCTTTATGCTTGGATGCAAATGAACAATGCTGAAAATCCATTTTATGAGTATTTTGATGATTTGCTTGCTATTTGTAAAGAATTTGATGTGACGCTTTCTTTAGGTGATGCTTTAAGACCTGGCTGTACACATGATGCAAGTGATGGAGCACAAATTGCTGAATTAATAGAGCTTTCATTGCTTACCAAAAGAGCATGGGAGCAAGATGTCCAAGTGATGATAGAAGGGCCTGGTCATATGGCTATTAATGAAATAGAAGCAAATATGCAATTAGAAAAAAGAATATGCCATGGCGCGCCATTTTATGTTTTAGGGCCTTTAGTAACAGATATAGGCGCTGGGTATGATCACATCAGCGGGGCTATTGGCGGGGCTGTGGCTGCTGCAGCTGGTGCGGATATACTTTGCTATGTTACACCTGCTGAGCATTTAAGACTCCCAAATTTAGAAGATGTAAGAGATGGTATAGTTGCTACTAAAATTGCAGCCCACGCAGGAGATATTGCAAAGTTGCCAAAAGAAAGAAAAATAGATGATGCAATGAGTAAAGCTAGACAAGATATTGATTGGGAGAAAATGTTTAAATTAGCAATCGATGGAGAAAAAGCAAAAAGAATGTTTAATGAAAGAAGGCCTGAAGAGCTTAATTCTTGCTCAATGTGTGGAAAAATGTGTGCGATGAATACTATGAATCAAATTTTAAAAGGCGAAGATGTAAGTTTGGTAAAATCTTAA
- a CDS encoding ammonia-forming cytochrome c nitrite reductase subunit c552 — translation MNNKGILYSAIGATIVAIAGVLWLNQDITAKTNDSVGGIISQEIVKLGDENPTFDYWGKNFPDYLDMHTAVEKQTPNATEFGGNLAYSKLIRYPQLTILWAGYPFSIDANEERGHFWVQVDQMDTARNNKDFLNAHGFAGFGGQPTACINCHSGWTPWLLKNTAKEDWVAFNSAKYWTMIKTIPAVNGAKENSPEHSGPHGGKRMGVTCADCHNPTDMSLRLTRPALINALISRGYEADEKQGVKASRSEMRTLVCSQCHVEYYFKPTGTKVKTIGESIANDSSKKWWNGTQKTYDEFDSWRDGNQATQIEVDGIELAFPWSEWKKGEPFRIEMFDDYYEKNRENFPSDWIHKITKAPMLKIQHPESELYSGGVHAANGVSCADCHMPYIRKGAKKVTNHNITSPLVDINSACKTCHTQSEGYLAKQVKDIQNSVAHDLRTAEYSLVSLIKDVEVIRTELGKMPKFQTDGKADDAKISAELKEVLELHRKSQIRADFVGAENSTGFHNPREASRMLLQSVDMSRQGQVKLVEIAAKNGIKDFKTSNLGFEDIQKFNPGEIRYKIDLNGNKAGDRYYKHQEVNGNPPAKLLEDDKNLKPYNYKAID, via the coding sequence ATGAATAACAAAGGCATTTTATATAGTGCTATTGGTGCTACTATAGTAGCAATTGCAGGCGTGCTGTGGTTAAACCAAGACATCACAGCTAAAACAAATGATTCAGTAGGCGGAATCATCTCTCAAGAGATTGTAAAACTTGGTGATGAAAATCCTACTTTTGACTATTGGGGAAAGAATTTTCCTGATTATTTAGATATGCATACAGCAGTAGAAAAACAAACACCTAACGCAACAGAATTTGGTGGAAACTTAGCTTACTCAAAATTAATCCGCTATCCACAACTTACTATTCTTTGGGCTGGATATCCATTTAGTATTGACGCAAATGAAGAAAGAGGTCATTTTTGGGTTCAAGTTGATCAAATGGATACTGCTAGAAACAACAAAGATTTCTTAAACGCACACGGTTTTGCGGGATTTGGCGGTCAGCCAACAGCATGTATAAATTGCCATAGCGGATGGACTCCTTGGCTTTTAAAAAATACAGCAAAAGAAGATTGGGTTGCATTTAACTCTGCAAAATATTGGACTATGATTAAAACCATTCCTGCGGTAAATGGCGCTAAAGAAAATTCACCTGAACATAGTGGGCCACATGGTGGGAAAAGAATGGGTGTTACTTGCGCAGACTGTCACAATCCTACAGATATGAGTTTAAGACTTACAAGACCAGCTTTAATCAATGCGCTCATTTCAAGAGGTTATGAAGCAGATGAAAAACAAGGTGTGAAAGCTTCAAGAAGCGAGATGAGAACTCTTGTATGCTCTCAATGTCACGTTGAATACTACTTTAAACCAACCGGTACTAAAGTAAAAACTATCGGCGAAAGTATAGCCAATGATAGTTCTAAAAAATGGTGGAATGGCACTCAAAAAACCTATGATGAGTTTGATTCTTGGAGAGATGGAAACCAAGCAACTCAAATCGAAGTAGATGGAATAGAACTAGCATTTCCTTGGAGTGAGTGGAAAAAAGGTGAACCATTTAGAATAGAAATGTTTGATGATTATTATGAAAAAAATAGAGAAAATTTCCCAAGTGATTGGATTCATAAAATCACTAAAGCACCTATGCTAAAAATTCAGCACCCAGAAAGCGAACTTTATAGCGGTGGCGTACATGCTGCAAATGGTGTAAGTTGTGCAGATTGTCACATGCCTTATATCAGAAAAGGCGCAAAAAAAGTGACTAATCACAATATCACATCGCCACTAGTTGACATTAACTCAGCTTGTAAAACTTGCCATACACAAAGTGAGGGTTATTTAGCTAAACAAGTTAAAGATATCCAAAATTCAGTAGCACACGATTTAAGAACAGCTGAATACTCTTTAGTAAGTTTAATCAAAGATGTAGAAGTCATTCGTACAGAACTTGGCAAAATGCCTAAATTCCAAACCGATGGTAAGGCAGATGATGCTAAAATTTCAGCCGAATTAAAAGAAGTATTAGAGCTTCACAGAAAATCTCAAATAAGAGCAGACTTTGTTGGTGCAGAAAATTCAACAGGTTTCCATAATCCTAGAGAAGCTTCAAGAATGCTTTTACAGTCAGTTGATATGTCAAGACAAGGACAAGTAAAACTAGTAGAAATTGCAGCTAAGAACGGTATTAAAGATTTCAAAACTTCAAATTTAGGTTTTGAAGATATCCAAAAATTTAACCCAGGTGAAATTCGCTATAAAATAGACTTAAATGGCAATAAAGCTGGAGATCGCTACTATAAACACCAAGAAGTAAATGGCAACCCACCTGCAAAACTTCTTGAAGATGATAAAAATCTAAAACCTTATAACTATAAAGCAATAGATTAA
- a CDS encoding 3'-5' exonuclease gives MSQQQIDDLIIKLSKENKPFPWVLKELEKIEELKHYDFDLYLFELLGLGVELNAQNCLCLKTKNTKIKNEIFCVVDIESTGGIKSGQILEIGAVKIQNFKEIDRFESFIKVEFIPENITELTGISLDMVENAPSLKSVLNDFKLFLKDSIFVAHNVRFDYHFISKAMCENDLGVLLNRRLCTIDLAKKCIESPKYGLDALKELLCIESKHHRALSDALAASEILKYCLKKIPFYIKSSEELLHFSKQAKNQCKK, from the coding sequence TTGAGTCAACAGCAAATCGATGATTTAATCATCAAGTTAAGCAAAGAAAACAAACCTTTTCCTTGGGTTTTAAAAGAACTTGAGAAAATAGAAGAATTAAAACACTATGATTTTGATTTATATCTTTTTGAGCTTTTAGGATTAGGGGTGGAACTTAATGCGCAAAATTGTCTGTGTTTGAAAACAAAAAATACAAAAATCAAAAATGAAATATTTTGCGTGGTAGATATTGAAAGTACAGGTGGGATAAAAAGCGGTCAAATTTTAGAAATTGGAGCGGTAAAAATTCAAAATTTTAAAGAAATTGATAGATTTGAAAGTTTTATTAAGGTTGAATTTATACCTGAAAACATTACCGAGTTAACCGGGATTAGTTTGGATATGGTTGAAAATGCTCCTAGTTTAAAATCTGTGTTGAATGATTTTAAGTTGTTTTTAAAAGATAGTATTTTTGTTGCACATAATGTACGTTTTGATTATCATTTTATATCTAAGGCTATGTGTGAAAACGACCTTGGTGTGCTTTTAAATAGAAGATTATGTACAATTGATTTAGCTAAAAAATGTATTGAAAGTCCTAAATATGGCCTTGATGCGCTAAAAGAATTATTGTGCATTGAAAGTAAACATCATAGAGCCTTAAGTGATGCTTTGGCCGCGAGTGAAATTTTAAAATACTGTCTTAAAAAAATTCCTTTTTATATTAAAAGCTCTGAAGAATTGTTACATTTTAGCAAGCAAGCAAAAAATCAATGTAAAAAATAA
- the rpe gene encoding ribulose-phosphate 3-epimerase, producing MYVAPSLLSANFLNLEKDIKEVCEAGADLLHIDVMDGHFVPNLTFGPCVVENISKITSVPLDVHLMVHNVSSFVDLFIPIKPKFISFHAEAENHPIRVCEFIRKNGIHPAIVLNPHTPVSSIEHILEFVDMVLLMSVNPGFGGQSFLPLVYDKIRQLREMIDRKNLKVFIEVDGGVNGLNAPDLDEAGADILVAGSYIFSSQDKKTAINSLKLEF from the coding sequence ATGTATGTAGCGCCGAGTTTATTGTCTGCAAATTTTTTAAATTTAGAAAAAGATATTAAGGAAGTGTGTGAAGCAGGGGCTGATTTATTACATATTGATGTAATGGATGGCCATTTTGTGCCAAATTTGACTTTTGGACCTTGTGTGGTTGAAAATATATCAAAAATCACTTCTGTTCCTTTAGATGTGCATTTAATGGTGCATAATGTAAGTAGCTTTGTGGACTTGTTTATCCCAATAAAGCCAAAATTTATTAGCTTTCATGCAGAGGCTGAAAATCATCCTATTAGAGTTTGTGAGTTTATAAGAAAAAACGGTATTCATCCTGCAATTGTTTTGAATCCACACACTCCTGTTTCAAGTATAGAGCATATTTTAGAATTTGTTGACATGGTGCTTTTAATGAGTGTTAATCCAGGTTTTGGCGGGCAAAGCTTTTTGCCGTTAGTGTATGATAAAATTCGCCAATTAAGAGAAATGATAGATAGAAAAAATTTAAAAGTTTTTATAGAAGTTGATGGTGGGGTAAATGGTTTAAATGCGCCTGATTTAGATGAAGCAGGAGCGGATATTTTAGTCGCTGGTAGTTATATTTTTTCTTCACAAGATAAAAAAACAGCAATCAACTCTTTAAAGCTTGAATTTTGA